A stretch of DNA from Esox lucius isolate fEsoLuc1 chromosome 18, fEsoLuc1.pri, whole genome shotgun sequence:
CAATGTACTCTGGTGCGTCAGAGAGCCGAGGCCAGACGCCTAGGGCGAAAAACACCCCGGTCTTTGCCACTCACTGCCTGCGACCGCACAAAACGGAGACACAGAAACATCCTATTCTGACAACCGCAAAGGCTTTTGAAGTAAAGGGACTATGAAgtaagtgaataacactgtgAACAGAGCAGGACTTTGGGCTTGCAGTGGCGAACATACCTTGAAATTGATCTGCTGCGCGAGCTCCTGGTCCTCCTGGTCGTCTGGGCGGGGATTAGTGGGGGAGGGACAAAGAAGGGCCGAGCGCATGGTACAGCCACACGTCTCACAGCAGAAGTCCTGGGATCTGTCGGTGGGTCAACAAGGAATATATTCAATATGGAAACTCGGTATTGCGACACAagaaaatgaaccacaccaagCAACACAGGCCTGGATGGGGTGTATGCTTTCTGGTGACATACAGTTCAAAATTGAGTTACTTTAAGTCAGAAATGTTGTCAAGAATTTAAACACAACGGAGGATAACTGGTAACTGGAGAAAAACAAGTCTGGCTGTcgtaatatttttttgcagaCTGAGTGGAAAACACGGTCCCATGTAATTCATGATGCCATGGTTTTGGGATTCAATCCCAAAGGGAAGTATGAATATATACAATGCCTTTAAAAATAGgcactttcctcacattttgttgtgtcacAGACTTAATTCATCACTGATTCAATGTATTTTGGTCACCAttattaaacacaaaatacCACATAAAAACAAAGCGAAAGCAAGACTTTATGAATACttattaacattaaaaaaataaaaataattggcacaaataacagattatttttgtgtggattgattgaaaaacagaaatctAGCGTGTAACACATGATGTGGAGAAAGTGACAGGGCGTGAGTACTCTCCGAAGTCACTGTACACACTCACCACTGTAAAAGCGCTTGGtaaatttaacaaaaacatttctacgtaaaatgtaaatagtcTTCATCATGGATCAGGTTTCAAAGCCAAACAGAATAAAATCAACAGCAATTTCTAAGGCACTGAAAAATTAATTGCATGCCTTATAACCCATAGGCCTTTAAACACGTACATTTGAACTTTTCAGTGCGTGCAAAGTACCCATGGGTACTGAACCCACAACCATGGCTTGATAAGCACCATGCTCAACAAACTGGCAAAATGCATGAGCTACAATTCAAGAAATTTTTATATCGTTATATAAGAGCCCGCAACATATCACACATccaatgaaaaaagaaaaaaagagatttaagtGCTAAGTATACAATTTATCTActgcaaaatgaaaaacaatctTAGGAAGTGCCTTTAAgtgtcaaatgtttttgcatgcaTTCTGTCAGGTCTCATTATGCAAAACTCCAAAACGTTCTCTCCATGAAGCTGGGGTGAGAATGCAGACTTACGTTGTGGTTTGTAGATTGTGCAGGGCGGCTTACAGAGGAACAGggtctttttatattttcataattaaaAGATTGACACATTACCTTAAGCTGGAAAATGCCACTTTGTGTTGCTatctcctctcttttttttttattcctttctGGAGCGCTTACGTAGAGGGGGGTGTCAGAGCAATACGTATTTTGCAATGTGAGATGAGATGTTCCCGAACAGATTTTACATGGTTTTCTATTTTCTGGCTACTCTGCGCTCCAAAAGTGCTGGGAGCTCACCCAAAGCATCTTATATCagtacatgcatacatttttatacttttttttgtataaaaaaaaaagccccccAGTCCGACACACAACCCTTGAAAACTCAACCCTGGCACTGAAAGCACCATGTATTACAAACTGAGCCACATGAGGCCCTATTTAATTCAGCACTTACCAGCGCTGTCCAAGTAGCTTAACTAACATGATTGAAAAAGGGGACCCCCAGGAAATCACAGTCACTTTTCAATTGCAAATGAACAACATATTTTGCCCCTCTAAACCAAGACTAATTTCAGACATATTACACAGTGGATAACAGTTTACACACGCTTATTGGGAATTCAGCCTTTGTTAATGTCAAGTCTGAAATCCAGATATGTCTGACCtttaaaaagatttaaaaacaattgtagttggggggggggggttggaggggggggcagcctcagcaccccctgacAAGATTCTGAAAGTCGCTTCTATCGTTGTATTGTCAGCTATTCACGCTACCGCTCTTCCTCCTTTGCGAGTCACGCTGCCAGAACAGATGCGCTGCGCTCACGAAACAAGCGAAGCGCTCTATTGAGATATCTGTTTAGATGGTGCCGATGGACTGAGAGATCAGACAGCTTTTACTGGCACCAAGATGACCACCAAGGTTTGAACCTTGACTGTGCCGCTAGCTGACAAGTGGCTGGGAAGCCCCGTGGGCGATGGAAACGGTCCAGCATCGCCCAGGGAGTGGGGAGGCACTGTTGGCTGGGATTTCCTAATCTCAGTGTACCTTCATGGCTGGCTCAGCTACCggcaataaaatgttttcaaaatatttaaatcaaaatgttgtCACAACTACTGTTTTCAAGAGAAGATTGAGCTGTGAATAGTCTTACGGGTTAGACTATCACTGTTTGAAATGATCACTTTTGATAACCGCTATTTACAGATTAACATGCATTTGGTAGAATATGCTACTTTCTTcatctaaaatacattttcttaagaACTTCCTGAAATAGACTTGTTTTATTGTGATATGGCTTGTATGCGTGGAAGCCTGAAGATCTCAAATCTGATTCTGTTAATTAACAGTAAATTACTGTGAAACTGGCAGTCATTTGCATGACAATTACCGCCTGACAAAATGTCACAGCCCTAAATATGGCAGTACCACAGAGCTAGGCTGAATCCCAAACAGAGCCATGTTCTCTGGTCTATGCTGTATGTTCTCTAGTCTATGCTCTATGACAGCCTGAGATCTCTCTGATGCGCTGATCACAGGCTGTTTACCTTGAGACATTTGGCTGCAGCTGCAAAATAAACAAACTCAGAGCAACGTACAAATGTATTGTAGATTTTGGTTTGTCAAAGATGACTTCTGTGTGGGTACGTGGCAACGTGACAAGCCGAGTGTGGATCAAAACTCATTATGTCTAGACAACATTCAGCTATGGCTTTGAAAGAAATAttcaccagaaaaaaaaaaaatagatacaACTCTATCAATCAAATCAAGCGTGACCTCGAATGAGTTGCTGTTCTCCtaatgtacccccccccccacaccatccAATGTCATGCTTTGATAGGCAGAAATGAAAACCATCCGAAATGTTGTCTCCCTCTTCCTTCTGCATTATTAACGCTCTTCATTAAAGCAGCCTGCCTGCCAGCCACAGAAACTTCCTCACTTTACTTTTATGTCAGGAAAAAGAGCCGAATCAGGAAGACACGATTTCCTCCTCTATATTTCTCTGGTTCCTTACCAAGGGCCCGGGGCCATGGAGTTGACTGACAGCTCTCACAATTACCACAGGACACGGAGACAACCAAGATGCCAAAGCCCGAATCAAAGCAAACTTGCTGTCTCAGCCGTAGCAATGGCAGGCTTCTGTGAAGCAGGGGCCTTTCTTTCATCATGGAGACGAACAGACACGCTGTGTTCTGCGTGTATTTATAGACACGGACGTTTTCCTGTGTCACATCTTATCTTCATGTGTTAATGAAACAGCCAGTCATTAAAGACCCTGTCCTTAAGTGTTAATACAACGGACAGTCATCAAGGAAGCGTCCAGAACGGCACCCTATCCCTCGATTCctctactttagaccagagcccaaGTAGAGGTAGTGtgctataaagggaataggggcCGTTTGGGACACCgctcttgcccccccccccccccaggctttTTAATCCATCTCCGAAAGCGagcatgtgtttgtttcttcAGAGGAAGAGATCCCTAAGACGACgaggagaaaaggaaagagcCCGGACGTGTCCAGACACGTGGGAACCTGAGGCCCTTTCCCACAGGCACGGATGCCATTGTCACATGCCTATTGCATTTAACCATCACTTCCTGCCCAACTTTACGGGACAAACGGCCAACCATCACCATGTTCTCCTACGGATGTACAGTTAGTCCTTATTATTGGATGTAGACATTGTGCACGATGAAAGCGTCTACCGGAAATACAACATATGTCTTCCTCACGTGTGGAATGGGTAAACACGAGAACAAACAGCAAGACAAACATTTCGACCAGGGCGAACTGAAAGGTCTCACCaccattcatccatccaaccCCTCTCTGTGAGCACAGAGTTAATTCAGTGGAAATAGAGTTACGAGTAAACAGTGGACTGCTTTAATCTGTGCAATCTTACTTTTTGGCCAgggttctcctctcctctggggTATAATCAAGGGATCCGATCGCACCCTCTCCTTTGGTTGGCATGAATCCGATTATAGCTATCAGTGCTGTTCTgactgaaagagaaacaaacacaattagGAAAGGCAAACCAACAAACGCTCAAAGAAACTGTCTGTAgactcataatgtgactgaaCAAAGGGAGACGCTAAATCTCATGAAATACCATGCAAGGCTGTCAAGTTCGGCGCCAATGTTATGTAATGCGTTGCGGGAGTAATGCTTTGTTTTCTACTGTATAAGCCCGGATTTAGTGAGCCTCTCTGAGGACATCCGCTGCTGGAACTCCTCAAATACTATTCTTCATTTGACATGATGGGACACTTATACAATATGGTGATGAGCTTATGTGCATTTCAACTACATGGCTGCTTCaggggtatatatatatatatatatatatatattacacacatacacacatacacacacatatagacccCTGCATAATAAAACTTAGGGCAACGTACAAACATCTTGTAGATTTTGGTTTGTCACAGATGACTTGGGTGGATACATGGAGATATATATCTCCATGTATCcatgaataaaaacacagagctgtacattaaAATACACACAGTACTACAATATACAACCACTTAATATAACAATGTATCATAACAACCTTTGATGTAGAATTATAAGCCCCTCTTCACTAAATTCTGCATTTGTAATCACTAAACTGATGCCATCTAATTTGCATAGGAAGGAAGAGAGGTGACAAGATATATTTGATGGGACAAGCAGAGACAGACTTATTGAGATGCAGTTTAAGAGAATTTTGattaaacattatacattttaatagcttTGCTTATTTACTAGATATTTATACAGTTTCCTGTTAATAGAACTTACCTAGCTAGATTAATAAAGCATAATCGCCATAACTACCTTGGCTAGCTTGcttattaacaaatgttttctacCTGGTTTCGAAGTAGATTTCTAGCTAGCTATTGTCGGGTGTGAAAATGGGTTTATCCTCAGTTCTTCAAACACTTCTGTGCTTTCAAATACAAGAAAATTATGATATGCATGAATGAGAATATCTCTGGATGAGCTTCTAAACCTGCGGGAGTAGGCCCATTGTACTCCCCAGTGGTACCGCAGAACCAACCTCCGCCAGGGCTGGCCAACTGGTGACATAAAAATTCCACTGAAACGTATTATCCAGCCTTTCCTCCCACAATGAACCTTTACTAGACAAGAATGCGAGCCTCCTGAGGAGACGAGACACCAGAAACCCAGCCAGGGCTGACCAGTCTCGTGTCCAATGCCACATGACCCCCAAAGGGCAAAAGGAGAAGTTATGTCTGTTActatcttttgttttgtttgtacaCATCAATGAACGTTATTAATACCTGAAGTAAAAAGAATAAAGGCAGTGCAGGAGCACCTGATTCTCCCATTGAATTCTATcggaatacattttcatgtatgCCAAACCTCAATTTCCGGTGACATTTTTCTTATTTACTTTGTTCTGCTATAAAGTCTTCTTTTCAGCCCCATCCAGGTTTCACTCCATAAGTTGCAGGGGGAAAAACAATGATCGAAACAATCCAGAACACAAAAACGCCTgcgcaaaaaaacatttgcatagcTATCTGCCTTAAttgaaattcaaatgaaaaaagtTAATCCCTTGTTTGTTCCTTCTGGTCCCTGGCAGGCACAGAGTGAGTGAGAACGGGATGCCGGGCCAGGTTTAGTGCAGCATCTGGAGGAGCATGACTGGAATGGTCTGGGGAACGGTGTGCCGAACTGGTTGAAAGTGCGTGTGTCTCCGGGCTCGACCAGGCAAGGCCTCGCACCAGGTCCTGCTGTTACAGGTGAAATGTCTCCACCCAGGGAGTGGTTCCGAATAGTCGTAGCAGCGCAAGTCACTACCTAGCAGCATTGCTCTGTCAGTCTGGATCCTGGTCTAGGCATGCCAATCGCGGCCGGAGGGTCGGCAGAAGGCGCTGGGAATTGGCACAACACTGTCAAGGATGGAGGGGTAGGATGCCTCATCTCGCCTTGccctagcgactccttgtggccGCTCGAGAGCTTACAAACTCGATTGTGGTTTTTGACCAGAGAACACGCACGTCTCCAAGAATGTAGATTTTTGCAAAAACGTCCTAGCGCATTGAGCAGCTTGATATTGAACCCAAGGGTTTGGCAAGATGTGAACATATCTCGATCTTCGACTCTCCTGAGCCCAATGGGCTTTGCTGCAATGAGGAAAGCTCATAATCGCTAAATGGACATCACAAAATTGGGAAGGggagaaaatatatatacacacacacacaactgaattGTCTCTCTACAACCACGCTTACCGAAAAGCTAGCTTTTCAATGGCACAGTTTGCAAGGCAGAGGAACTGAGATTTTGTACTAGTGGGGCTCATGAAGGAAGCCATACTGTTAAGCAGGCACTGTGACACCTGTTGTACACTGGGATACCTACTGCTCCAAGATGGCTGCCATGTCTCCGGGTGATGGCCAGAGATGCTCAAACAAATCTTCTTCCCTACCTCAAATCTCCCATTGGCCTGAAAGAGAAGCAAATCCATAGAATTACATATGtaatgaaaaagagaaaattCATAGGATTTCTACGACAGGATCCCAATTACCATATTGCTGTCTATGACAAGCAAGCtacagggagaaagatggaggggaggacagagggaggctCTGAGGGGAGCTGAAGGAGCGATGttaagagaaagaaacagagagtgcCTTCAAAGACCAAGTAAAACCTGCCaacatgagtaaaaaaaaattatataaaagaaACTGTCACAACCTTTCTGATCCACTGGCATTCGTTCTTCCGGTTATTACAGCTGCATGAAAAAACACATTCTCCCTTCCTTCCCACAGAACCATTCAAATCCTCTGTGACAGTGCAGCCAAGTTTCGGTTCTGACAATACTGACTCAATTCAATGCAATCAAATCTGGCTCTTGGATAAAACAAGATGCCTATAGATGTCTCTCTTCTAGTCTTTGATAAGCATTTGATTGTAACTTAAACTAACACAACATTGTCTGTAATGGATTGAAATGATATGACTATTTACATCAGTGCCTGGTTTGTATTAATAATATGGCATCTCATGGGTTAGTGATGCTGCCAATATACCAGGGTTAAGGGGCAACTCACCCCTTACTGCGTTActgcttaagtgtgtgtgtgtgtgtgtgtgtgtgtgtgatggtcttACAGTGAGGAGGATGATGCTAGGGGGCTTCATGGGGTACTCTGGGGGCAGGACTATCCTGCCGTGGTAAACCCCTCCATCAAAGTCAGAGTCCGGGGGTCCTCGGACAGAAAAGTGCCACTCAAACAGGTTATCCTGTGGGTAGACATCAACATACCTCCGTGATTGAGCCAGCTAGCTAGAGTCGAGTATGAGGGAGccagaacaatatatatatattttttaaatggtcaTCTGAAGAGTATAATACAAAAACATGGAAAATTATTGTCACATGTTTTACCAGGTATATTGACGTTTATAAGGACCTAGGGAAAAGTTACAAGgtataatcaaaataaaattgaGATTCATTGCCCCAGAAGGTTGGAGACCACTCCTTTGGCATTATTAAGTGACAGTTGATGAGCCTGACTAAGGCCAGGGTACCCCAAAACTCACCTCCAGTGGCTGGGCGTGATAATGCTCTGTGGGGTCCCTCAGTTCAGCTGCCTCCTTCATCAACCTCTTCACAGCTAGCACCCAACCGGCACAGAGAAACAACATCACAGTTAACACCAGGTAAAAAGACTGGATGACATGCCATCACTGCTCATCCCAGCTGACACAGAGCTCGGAGTTTACTTCCTCTGGCACGCGGAGTCCCAGCTCCGCCGCCTGTCGTTCTACATTCCCATCCAAGGACTGATGCTACGTGAGCCTCCCGATTTGAGGCACACGGGGCTGGAAAAGCACTTCAATCTGGGCTGAGGGGAGGCTaacgcagacagacagtgaatgCAGACAGGGTCCTATGTACAGTGGTGACAGATCAACACACGCATGATTGACTCAAGCCTTTAAGTGGACGGCCTCGCAATGCACGGATTGTGAAGTGGCGAAAAGTTATTAGCATGTCTGTTTTCTGTCCTATTTGTTGCTGTCACTGTGACTACAAATAAGTAGGCTGTGCTACATAAGACGCCTCC
This window harbors:
- the ube2j1 gene encoding ubiquitin-conjugating enzyme E2 J1, encoding MENKYNLKSPAVKRLMKEAAELRDPTEHYHAQPLEDNLFEWHFSVRGPPDSDFDGGVYHGRIVLPPEYPMKPPSIILLTANGRFEVGKKICLSISGHHPETWQPSWSIRTALIAIIGFMPTKGEGAIGSLDYTPEERRTLAKKSQDFCCETCGCTMRSALLCPSPTNPRPDDQEDQELAQQINFKAESRQASESTGAETESTGAETEPPTHSREETSPPVGGQVEQAEQAEAQAEAAPAASEDPPCPPAPSGRPLSPRQRRTQRQGDQREPASRATFPADPRPPRDAGHTGSVVLIVVLTLLLAALIFRRIYLANEYKFDYEL